Proteins from one Deinococcus sp. AB2017081 genomic window:
- a CDS encoding antibiotic biosynthesis monooxygenase family protein, which produces MILEIAMLNVRPGQTADFEAAFAHAQHIIASMKGYVRHELQQCVEDDHKYVLLVWWDTLEDHTVGFRGSAGYQEWRALLHHFYDPFPTVEHFRQVLP; this is translated from the coding sequence ATGATCCTCGAAATCGCCATGCTCAACGTCCGCCCCGGCCAGACTGCCGACTTCGAGGCCGCCTTTGCCCACGCTCAGCACATCATCGCCAGCATGAAGGGCTACGTGCGTCACGAGCTTCAGCAGTGCGTCGAGGACGACCACAAGTACGTGCTGCTGGTGTGGTGGGACACGCTGGAGGATCACACCGTCGGCTTCCGGGGCAGCGCCGGGTATCAGGAATGGCGGGCGCTGCTCCACCACTTCTACGACCCCTTCCCGACCGTCGAGCACTTCCGGCAGGTTCTGCC